In Planctobacterium marinum, the DNA window CTGCATTTACCATAACTTTATCAAAAAATGTTGCTATTGGTGTTCTTAAAGACGCTAACTCATTTAATCGATCTGAATAAGCTTCAGCGGAGAGTGACATAGTCGACTCTGTGCTAATTTCATTAAGACCGGCCCATAGCACTTTTTCTTCTTCTTCTACGAATAATGAAGCATCCACTTTTGTCGTGCCTGCATTATTTTTTGCAAGGATATTAGCGATACGCTTATTGGATTCTGACAGTATTGCCATGGTATCACGGTTGTTTTCAATAAAGTTAGTAAGTGCTTCTAAGCGATACTTGATAGTTTCTATTGAGTTACCAGCTACTTCAATTACCGAGCGAACGGTATTGACTTGATGGCCTTGTTCGATAAAGAAGTTTTCAAGGCGTGCATTGAAAAACTGAATTAGTTGTTCTTGCCAGTCTTGATTGTTTAGAGTGCCTTGTGCATAAAAGCCGGCAGACAGGTTCAGTAGGGCCTTGAAATCAAGATTAATATCGTTTTCCAATACTACCTTTATAATACCTAGAGTGGCTCTGCGCAGTGCAAATGGATCCTTGTCACCTTTAGGCAATATACCAATACCAAAAATCCCTGTGAGTGTGTCTAACCGCTCTGCAATAGACACTATCTTAGCTGTATCAGATGCGGGAAGAGAATCTGACGCTGAACGCGGTTTGTAGTGATCGGCAATGGCGGTAGCAACTTCGGAGACTTCTCCATCGTTTAAGGCATAGCATTGGCCCATATAGCCTTGAACATCAGGAAATTCATAAACCACTTTAGAAGTTAGATCTGACTTGGCCAACAGTCCCGCTCGATAGCACAACTCTGGATCACCAATCTGTAATTTTTGAGTAAGAGCTCGGCTTAGATTTGCCACTCGTTCTGATTTTTCAAATAACGTACCTAGTTGTTTTTGATAAACAATTGATTTAAGACTATCTAGTCTTGTTTCTGTAGCTACTGATAAATCATACTCATAAAAGAATTTTGCGTCAGCCAGGCGGGGGCGAACCACCTTCTCATTACCACTTATCACAGTGTCGGGATTGTTACTGGAAATATTTGAAACAAACAGAAAGCGATTAAGTAACTTTCCATCGTTGTTTGACAGAAGGGGGAAATAGCGCTGGTCGTCTTTCATTGTGTAAATGAGAGGTTCCTTTGGAACATTAAGAAAGCTCTCATCAAATTCAGCACTCAATACTACAGGGTATTCTACTAAACTTGTTACTTCTTCAACGAGGTCATCATCCTCAACGACTTTACCGTTAAATTGCACAGCTGTCTGATTTAGAGACTGTACTATGTTGGCTTTACGTTTTTCAAAATCGGCGATGACATTGAGACTATTTAACTGGCTTTCATAGCTTTCTGCGCTATGTAGTTCATGCAGACCGGGAGAATGAAAACGATGCCCCATAACCAAGTTGTTGGCCTTTTTACCAAAAAGCTCTACAGGTATTACTTTATCATTAAAGAGACAGCACAGGTTGTGTACGGGCCTCACAAACTGATGATCGCTGTCGCCCCAGCGCATTACTTTGGGAACCGGAAGTTTTGATGCTGACGTATCCAGGATGTTTTGCAAGCAAGAATCAATATTCTTACCTGTTTCCTGGATGGTAACTTGTAGCCATTCACCTTTCGGTGTTTCGACAACCGTCGCTTCTTCTAAAGTTATGTTATTTGACTTGGCCCAACCCAAAGCTGCTTTTGTAGGCTCACCTGAAGCATCATAAGCACTTTTTACTGGCGGCCCTTTTTTTACCAACTCAATGTCTTCCTGTTTTTCAGACAAACCTGATATTAGTAACGAAAGACGTCTTGGCGTCGCAAACCACTGAGTAGACTGAAAGGTAAATCTTGCTTGTTTTAAGCCATCAACAATATTGGACTGGAAAGTCTGACCTAACGTTCTAAGTGCCTTTGGTGGCAACTCTTCGCAAGCCAGTTCTATAACTAAATTATTACTCACGTTCTGTTAATCCTTAAAACTAATTATTTAGTGGTGCACATGGGGAAGCCAAGCTCTTCTCGAGCTTTGTAGAATGCTTCAGCACACGCTTTTGCTAGCGTCCGCACTCGTAAAATATAACGTTGTCTTTCTGTAACTGAAATCGCCTGGCGCGCATCTAAAAGATTGAAATAATGCGATGCTTTCATTACTTGTTCATAAGCGGGTAGTGGCAGAGATTGCTCTATCAACAATTGGCTCTGTTTTTCTGCTTCATCAAAGTAGCGGAACATATTATCTACATCGGCAAGTTCAAAGTTGTACTTTGATTGCTCAACTTCGTTTTGATGAAAAATATCGCCATAAGTGACTTTACCAAATGGACCGTTTGCCCAGACTAGATCGTAAATAGAGTCAACACCTTGCACATACATAGCGAGACGCTCTAGACCATAAGTGATTTCCCCGGTTACCGGTTTGCACTCAAGCCCACCAACCTGTTGGAAGTAAGTGAATTGCGTTACTTCCATACCATTGAGCCATACCTCCCAACCAAGACCCCAGGCTCCTAGAGTGGGTGATTCCCAGTTGTCTTCCACAAAGCGGATGTCATGCTCAAGTGGGTCAAAGCCCATCTCTTTTAATGAACCCAAATACAACTCCTGAATATTCTCTGGAGAAGGTTTAAGCATTACCTGAAACTGGTAGTAGTGTTGTAAGCGGTTTGGGTTTTCGCCATAGCGACCGTCGGTTGGTCTTCTACAGGGTTGCACGTAAGCACTGCTAATAGGCTCAGGACCTATAGCACGTAAAAAAGTCATGGGATGAAATGTGCCAGCTCCCACTTCTAAGTCCAGAGGTTGCACTATGACACAACCCTGCCTGGCCCAATAATCCTGTAGGCTTAAGATGAGCCCTTGAAAGGTTTTTAAATCGTAATTCGCCATATAACTGTCAATTCAACCAAAATGGGCGAAGTATAACTCTTGTAGTGCTTATTATGTAGCCCAAAAGCCTTGTGAACCGCTTATTTCTGGAATAATAAGCGGAATATTGGGAGGGGGATGAAAAATGACTTAGTAATACAGCTGAGAAACAAGGTATTGGCTTGTAACAATCAAGATTTTTGTCGCAACACCACTATGAATTGTTCTAATTCTTTTAATATTCGTTGTTCCCACTGTGCTTCAAGCTCTTCTCTTTCTGCATCCAGTTTTAACAACTGAAGTTTATTTAACTTCTTCCTTGCTGACAGGATAGGGTGGTGCTGTATCTTGAGATAAAACTGCGCAGAGTGGGGCAGTAACTGTTGGAAATTAAGCTCCTGCACTGATAATGCGTCTAAAAGCCCCCTGATCCTGATCACCGCCTCACTGATGCCGCATTGCTGTTGTAAAGTGGCTCTGGCAATCACATCAAGACTTTCTGTAATATCTTTTAGTCTGGCTGCATTGACACTTTTAACACGTACTTTCTGCTGATGCAGTTTGTACACCAGGTGGCCTGCATATCCTGCCAGACTCAGAATGATGGCCGCAGCGATTAAACTGATACTAAGCCAATGAGTTTCAATTAAGTTCATCAGTAAAACTTACCGGGGGATTTTTCCAGCATG includes these proteins:
- a CDS encoding DUF2489 domain-containing protein → MNLIETHWLSISLIAAAIILSLAGYAGHLVYKLHQQKVRVKSVNAARLKDITESLDVIARATLQQQCGISEAVIRIRGLLDALSVQELNFQQLLPHSAQFYLKIQHHPILSARKKLNKLQLLKLDAEREELEAQWEQRILKELEQFIVVLRQKS
- the glyS gene encoding glycine--tRNA ligase subunit beta, which gives rise to MSNNLVIELACEELPPKALRTLGQTFQSNIVDGLKQARFTFQSTQWFATPRRLSLLISGLSEKQEDIELVKKGPPVKSAYDASGEPTKAALGWAKSNNITLEEATVVETPKGEWLQVTIQETGKNIDSCLQNILDTSASKLPVPKVMRWGDSDHQFVRPVHNLCCLFNDKVIPVELFGKKANNLVMGHRFHSPGLHELHSAESYESQLNSLNVIADFEKRKANIVQSLNQTAVQFNGKVVEDDDLVEEVTSLVEYPVVLSAEFDESFLNVPKEPLIYTMKDDQRYFPLLSNNDGKLLNRFLFVSNISSNNPDTVISGNEKVVRPRLADAKFFYEYDLSVATETRLDSLKSIVYQKQLGTLFEKSERVANLSRALTQKLQIGDPELCYRAGLLAKSDLTSKVVYEFPDVQGYMGQCYALNDGEVSEVATAIADHYKPRSASDSLPASDTAKIVSIAERLDTLTGIFGIGILPKGDKDPFALRRATLGIIKVVLENDINLDFKALLNLSAGFYAQGTLNNQDWQEQLIQFFNARLENFFIEQGHQVNTVRSVIEVAGNSIETIKYRLEALTNFIENNRDTMAILSESNKRIANILAKNNAGTTKVDASLFVEEEEKVLWAGLNEISTESTMSLSAEAYSDRLNELASLRTPIATFFDKVMVNADDEAIKQNRFALIATIRSVFLSVADISLLQG
- the glyQ gene encoding glycine--tRNA ligase subunit alpha yields the protein MANYDLKTFQGLILSLQDYWARQGCVIVQPLDLEVGAGTFHPMTFLRAIGPEPISSAYVQPCRRPTDGRYGENPNRLQHYYQFQVMLKPSPENIQELYLGSLKEMGFDPLEHDIRFVEDNWESPTLGAWGLGWEVWLNGMEVTQFTYFQQVGGLECKPVTGEITYGLERLAMYVQGVDSIYDLVWANGPFGKVTYGDIFHQNEVEQSKYNFELADVDNMFRYFDEAEKQSQLLIEQSLPLPAYEQVMKASHYFNLLDARQAISVTERQRYILRVRTLAKACAEAFYKAREELGFPMCTTK